From Curtobacterium sp. MCBA15_012:
GGCGAAGGTACCGCCGAGGAGGAAGGCGCCGGAAGCTCCCACTGCGAGGGGTCCCCATCCGAGGTACGCGAGCACGAGCCCCAGGACACCGGCGAGCTTGACGTCGCCCAGGCCCATCCCACCGGGGACCGCGACCGCGAGGGCGAGGTAGCCGCCGCCCATCGCGACGAGCCCGATGCCGCCGCGGACGAGCGCGGCCCAGTCGCCGGTGAGCGCGCTGCGGGCGACCAGGAGCACCGCGCAGACCACGTAGGCGGGCAGGACGATCGCGTTCGGCAGCCGGTGCACGTCGAGGTCGATGAGCGCGAGGGCGACCGAGACGGCCATCAGGTAGAGGAGCACGACGAGGCCGACGGTCGCGGCGGCAGCGGCCCGCGGGTCCGTCGCGGCCACGAGTGGCGGTGCGGCGCGGAGGACGACGAGCACGAACAGTGCCGCCGTCGCCGCCTCGACCAGGGGGTAGCGCTTCGGGATCGCGGTGCTGCAGTCACGGCACCGCCCGCGGAGCAGGAGCCACGACACCACGGGCACGTTGTCCCGTCGTCGGATGCCGTGGCCGCAGCGTGGGCAGGCGCTCGGCGGCGCGACGACCGAGATGCCCGCTGGGACACGGTGCACGACGACGTTGAGGAACGAGCCGACGGCCAGGCCGACGACGCCGACGAGCAGGGCGACGAACACGGCCGGGGTCACCGCGGGACCCCTGCCGCGTCGTACGCCGCCGCGACCTCGATCTGCGACGTCACCTTGTAGGTCGTCACGACCGGCTGCGGGAAGAACGGGGGCGTGTAGCTGCCGAGGCTCGTGTCGTAGCCGTACGCCTTGAGGTAGCCGTTCGTGCCCTTGCCCACCGCACCGCGGAACCGCTGTGCGATCGACCCCTTCACGGTGAGCTTCCCCCGACCACCGCCGATGGCGTAGTTCTGCACCGTGAACGTGCCCTGGTTCGACAGCACCG
This genomic window contains:
- a CDS encoding A24 family peptidase — its product is MTPAVFVALLVGVVGLAVGSFLNVVVHRVPAGISVVAPPSACPRCGHGIRRRDNVPVVSWLLLRGRCRDCSTAIPKRYPLVEAATAALFVLVVLRAAPPLVAATDPRAAAAATVGLVVLLYLMAVSVALALIDLDVHRLPNAIVLPAYVVCAVLLVARSALTGDWAALVRGGIGLVAMGGGYLALAVAVPGGMGLGDVKLAGVLGLVLAYLGWGPLAVGASGAFLLGGTFAIGLLATGRARRGTGIPFGPWMLGGAWLGVFLGQPVLDAYLHITGLA